From Nocardioides sp. HDW12B, the proteins below share one genomic window:
- a CDS encoding M13-type metalloendopeptidase → MTMLDEARPGMDPAVRPQDDLFGHVNGRWLDTEEIPDDRSSWGASSELNVLSEQRVRAIVEEAAAGADDAEKGSPTQQIGHLWRSFMDEDTIEAAGAEPLQADLRRIDAATDHTALAVLIGELERSGCGGFFGAYVDNDDRNSDRYLVNLLQGGLGLPDESYYREDKFAEIRTAYEAYVARMFALAGLDDTEARAARTVALETRIAQGHWERAETRDVLKAYNLKTFAELRELAPAFAWAEYADALGADDRTLAEVNVRQPSYFEHLSTLIGEVDHADWQDWARLRVIKASAPYLASGFVQANFDFYGKTLSGTPQLRERWKRGVSFVEGCVGEAVGQLYAERHFPPSSKALMDDLVANLIEAYRRSITDLDWMTDETKQRAFRKLETFLPKIGYPDTFRDYSSIDVRPDDVLHNVRAASAFEHDRQLGKIGQPVDRSEWFMLPQTVNAYYNPGTNEICFPAGILQPPFFDPEADPAENYGGIGSVIGHEIGHGFDDQGSEFDERGNLNEWWTEADKAAFKTRADKLIAQYDAFEPRDLPGETVNGSLTVGENIGDLGGLTIGHKAYLISLEGAEVPERDGVTGSQRLFMSWAYAWRTKRRKELSQQLLTVDPHSPCEFRANIVRNLDEFHTAFGTAPGDGLWLDPEERVRIW, encoded by the coding sequence ATGACGATGCTCGACGAAGCCCGCCCGGGCATGGACCCCGCCGTCCGGCCGCAGGACGACCTGTTCGGCCACGTGAACGGCCGCTGGCTCGACACCGAGGAGATCCCCGACGACCGCTCCAGCTGGGGCGCGTCCTCGGAGCTCAACGTGCTCTCGGAGCAGCGCGTCCGGGCCATCGTCGAGGAGGCCGCGGCCGGGGCCGACGACGCCGAGAAGGGCTCGCCGACGCAGCAGATCGGGCACCTCTGGCGCTCCTTCATGGACGAGGACACCATCGAGGCCGCCGGCGCCGAGCCGCTGCAGGCCGACCTGCGCCGCATCGACGCCGCCACCGACCACACCGCGCTGGCCGTCCTCATCGGCGAGCTCGAGCGGTCCGGCTGCGGCGGGTTCTTCGGCGCCTACGTCGACAACGACGACCGCAACTCCGACCGCTACCTGGTCAACCTGCTCCAGGGCGGTCTCGGGCTGCCCGACGAGTCCTACTACCGCGAGGACAAGTTCGCCGAGATCCGTACGGCGTACGAGGCCTACGTCGCGCGCATGTTCGCCCTCGCCGGACTCGACGACACCGAGGCCCGCGCCGCCCGCACCGTGGCGCTCGAGACCCGCATCGCGCAGGGCCACTGGGAGCGCGCGGAGACCCGCGACGTGCTCAAGGCCTACAACCTGAAGACCTTCGCCGAGCTGCGCGAGCTGGCTCCGGCCTTCGCCTGGGCGGAGTACGCCGACGCGCTCGGCGCCGACGACCGCACCCTCGCCGAGGTCAACGTCCGCCAGCCCAGCTACTTCGAGCACCTGTCCACCCTCATCGGCGAGGTCGACCACGCCGACTGGCAGGACTGGGCCCGGCTGCGCGTCATCAAGGCCTCGGCGCCGTACCTCGCCAGCGGGTTCGTCCAGGCCAACTTCGACTTCTACGGCAAGACGCTCTCGGGCACGCCGCAGCTGCGCGAGCGCTGGAAGCGCGGCGTCTCCTTCGTCGAGGGCTGCGTGGGCGAGGCCGTCGGCCAGCTGTACGCCGAGCGTCACTTCCCCCCGTCGAGCAAGGCGCTCATGGACGACCTGGTGGCCAACCTCATCGAGGCCTACCGGCGCAGCATCACCGACCTCGACTGGATGACCGACGAGACCAAGCAGCGGGCCTTCCGCAAGCTGGAGACGTTCCTGCCGAAGATCGGCTACCCGGACACGTTCCGCGACTACTCCTCGATCGACGTGCGCCCCGACGACGTGCTGCACAACGTGCGCGCCGCCTCGGCCTTCGAGCACGACCGCCAGCTGGGCAAGATCGGGCAGCCGGTCGACCGCTCGGAGTGGTTCATGCTGCCGCAGACGGTCAACGCCTACTACAACCCCGGCACCAACGAGATCTGCTTCCCGGCCGGCATCCTGCAGCCGCCCTTCTTCGACCCTGAGGCCGACCCGGCCGAGAACTACGGCGGCATCGGCTCGGTCATCGGCCACGAGATCGGCCACGGCTTCGACGACCAGGGCTCGGAGTTCGACGAGCGCGGCAACCTCAACGAGTGGTGGACCGAGGCCGACAAGGCTGCGTTCAAGACCCGCGCCGACAAGCTGATCGCGCAGTACGACGCCTTCGAGCCGCGCGACCTGCCCGGCGAGACGGTCAACGGCTCCCTCACCGTGGGCGAGAACATCGGCGACCTGGGCGGCCTGACCATCGGCCACAAGGCCTACCTCATCAGCCTTGAAGGAGCCGAGGTGCCCGAGCGCGACGGCGTCACCGGCTCGCAGCGGCTGTTCATGAGCTGGGCCTACGCGTGGCGCACCAAGCGCCGCAAGGAGCTGTCGCAGCAGCTGCTCACCGTCGACCCGCACAGCCCGTGCGAGTTCCGCGCGAACATCGTGCGCAACCTCGACGAGTTCCACACCGCGTTCGGCACCGCCCCCGGCGACGGCCTCTGGCTCGACCCCGAGGAGCGCGTCCGGATCTGGTGA
- a CDS encoding GNAT family N-acetyltransferase, whose translation MELPAGLTTRPLTLADARAVYEVMAAQELEDVGEVVIEEADIVADWQRPSTDLASSSLGVLDGETLVAYAEITHADRADAAVHPAYRRRGIGTALSGWVRDTARDRGATIVGSPVPQGSPGDRLLASLGYGERWRSWVLRLPEGRDIEPQPLADGYAVRTAESDADRRAAFEVKEDAFLEWSEREREPYDDWTATSLRRPGFEPWNLRVAVGPDGEVAGMCFVVLAEGTGYVDQLAVRRDRRGLGLARALLVDAFALAREHGATASELSTDTRTGALGLYERVGMEVSSVWIHRAIAL comes from the coding sequence ATGGAACTGCCCGCCGGCCTCACCACCCGTCCGCTCACCCTCGCCGACGCCCGCGCGGTCTACGAGGTGATGGCGGCCCAGGAGCTCGAGGACGTCGGCGAGGTCGTCATCGAGGAGGCCGACATCGTCGCCGACTGGCAGCGGCCCAGCACCGACCTGGCCTCCTCCAGCCTCGGCGTCCTCGACGGCGAGACGCTGGTCGCCTACGCCGAGATCACGCACGCCGACCGCGCGGACGCGGCGGTGCACCCGGCGTACCGCCGCCGTGGGATCGGTACGGCGCTCTCCGGCTGGGTCCGCGACACCGCGCGCGACCGGGGCGCGACCATCGTCGGCAGCCCGGTCCCGCAGGGGTCACCGGGCGACCGGCTGCTCGCGAGCCTCGGGTACGGCGAGCGCTGGCGGTCGTGGGTGCTGCGCCTGCCCGAGGGCCGCGACATCGAGCCGCAGCCGTTGGCCGACGGCTACGCCGTCCGGACCGCGGAGTCCGACGCCGACCGTCGCGCGGCGTTCGAGGTCAAGGAGGACGCGTTCCTCGAGTGGTCCGAGCGCGAGCGAGAGCCCTACGACGACTGGACCGCCACGAGCCTCCGACGACCCGGCTTCGAGCCGTGGAACCTCCGGGTCGCGGTCGGCCCGGACGGGGAGGTGGCCGGGATGTGCTTCGTCGTGCTGGCCGAGGGCACCGGGTACGTCGACCAGCTCGCCGTACGCCGTGACCGGCGGGGGCTGGGCCTGGCGCGAGCGCTGCTGGTCGACGCCTTCGCGCTGGCGCGCGAGCACGGGGCGACCGCGTCCGAGCTCAGCACGGACACCCGGACCGGTGCGCTGGGGCTCTACGAGCGGGTCGGCATGGAGGTCTCCAGCGTGTGGATCCACCGGGCGATCGCGCTCTGA
- the eat gene encoding ethanolamine permease: MASSGKKTGKRVDYQAVDEGYLEHRKLKRGAAGWVLLAGLGVSYVISGDFAGWNFGLAEGGWGGLLIATVLMGLMYTCMVFGLAEMSSALPVAGAGYGFARRALGPLGGFATGMAVLIEYAVAPAAIAVFIGGYVQALGLLGGVSLWVIYLGAYLIFIGVHLYGVGEALKLMFGITAVAMVALIATVVGLAPKFSVDRLLDIDPDGSTMSSSFLPYGISGVVAALVYGIWFFLAVEGVPLAAEETDDPARDMPRGIIGGMLVLLVTAFLILFIVPGAAGSSTIADSDNPLPAAIREALGGDSLLADFVNYAGLAGLVASFFSIIYAYSRQLFALSRAGYLPKALSLTSGRNTPWVALIVPGTIGFLLAAITEDGALLINIAVFGATVSYVLLNLSHIVLRRKEPDLERPYRTPGGTATTGVALVLSVIAVIATFFVDEKAAFITALVFAAALAYFWFYSRHHLVASAPEEEFAALEESESHLR, from the coding sequence ATGGCCAGCTCAGGCAAGAAGACCGGGAAGCGCGTCGACTACCAGGCGGTGGACGAGGGCTACCTCGAGCACCGCAAGCTCAAGCGAGGTGCGGCAGGCTGGGTCCTGCTGGCCGGCCTGGGGGTCAGCTACGTCATCTCCGGCGACTTCGCCGGCTGGAACTTCGGCCTCGCCGAGGGCGGCTGGGGCGGCCTGCTGATCGCCACCGTCCTCATGGGCCTGATGTACACCTGCATGGTCTTCGGCCTGGCCGAGATGTCCTCGGCGCTGCCGGTGGCGGGTGCGGGCTACGGCTTCGCGCGACGGGCCCTGGGCCCACTGGGTGGGTTCGCGACCGGCATGGCGGTGCTCATCGAGTACGCCGTCGCGCCGGCGGCCATCGCGGTGTTCATCGGCGGCTACGTCCAGGCGCTCGGGCTGCTCGGCGGGGTCAGTCTCTGGGTGATCTACCTCGGTGCCTACCTCATCTTCATCGGCGTCCACCTGTACGGCGTCGGCGAGGCTCTCAAGCTGATGTTCGGCATCACCGCCGTCGCGATGGTCGCCCTCATCGCGACCGTCGTGGGACTGGCGCCGAAGTTCTCGGTCGACCGTCTGCTCGACATCGACCCGGACGGCTCGACGATGTCGAGCAGCTTCCTGCCCTACGGCATCTCCGGCGTCGTGGCGGCGCTGGTCTACGGCATCTGGTTCTTCCTCGCCGTCGAGGGTGTGCCGCTGGCCGCCGAGGAGACCGACGACCCGGCGCGCGACATGCCGCGCGGCATCATCGGCGGGATGCTCGTGCTGCTGGTGACGGCGTTCCTCATCCTCTTCATCGTCCCGGGCGCGGCGGGATCCTCGACCATCGCCGACTCGGACAACCCGCTGCCGGCCGCGATCCGCGAGGCGCTGGGCGGCGACTCCCTGCTGGCCGACTTCGTGAACTACGCCGGGCTCGCCGGTCTGGTCGCCAGCTTCTTCTCCATCATCTACGCCTACTCCCGCCAGCTGTTCGCGCTCTCGCGGGCCGGCTACCTGCCGAAGGCCCTGTCGCTGACCAGCGGGCGCAACACCCCGTGGGTAGCGCTCATCGTGCCCGGCACCATCGGCTTCCTGCTGGCCGCGATCACCGAGGACGGCGCGCTGCTCATCAACATCGCGGTGTTCGGCGCGACGGTCTCCTACGTCCTGCTCAACCTCAGCCACATCGTGCTGCGCCGCAAGGAGCCCGACCTCGAGCGTCCCTACCGGACCCCCGGCGGCACCGCCACGACCGGGGTCGCCCTGGTGCTCAGCGTGATCGCGGTGATCGCGACGTTCTTCGTCGACGAGAAGGCGGCGTTCATCACCGCGCTGGTCTTCGCGGCCGCGCTGGCCTACTTCTGGTTCTACAGCCGCCACCACCTGGTCGCCTCGGCGCCCGAGGAGGAGTTCGCCGCGCTGGAGGAGTCCGAGTCCCACCTCCGCTGA
- a CDS encoding GNAT family N-acetyltransferase, whose amino-acid sequence MWLSGPDCLGFLGSTWNRSGPPLARRPVRWHDRDMSDLTVNVRESLATNRFEAVLDDGTVAGFAQYRLESDGSYRVVHTEVSDAYEGEGIGSTLARGMLDALQERDLAVRPDCPFIASWMQKHPDYLDLLAEDVEIQA is encoded by the coding sequence ATGTGGCTTTCGGGGCCCGATTGTTTGGGGTTTCTGGGTTCCACGTGGAACCGATCCGGTCCACCCCTCGCCCGACGCCCGGTCAGATGGCACGATCGCGACATGTCCGACCTCACCGTGAACGTCCGCGAGTCCCTGGCGACCAACCGCTTCGAGGCCGTCCTCGACGACGGCACGGTCGCCGGCTTCGCGCAGTACCGCCTCGAGTCCGACGGCTCCTACCGCGTCGTGCACACCGAGGTCTCCGACGCCTACGAGGGCGAGGGCATCGGCAGCACGTTGGCGCGCGGCATGCTCGACGCGCTGCAGGAGCGTGACCTCGCGGTGCGTCCGGACTGTCCGTTCATCGCCTCCTGGATGCAGAAGCACCCCGACTACCTCGACCTCCTCGCCGAGGACGTCGAGATCCAGGCCTGA